A stretch of the Bdellovibrio sp. 22V genome encodes the following:
- a CDS encoding matrixin family metalloprotease, with amino-acid sequence MYKCFLFITLLALCACQNGITLGPGDADNLASAAETDCGFVQNAYGQRVSWKKNIPVTLELHKSFPTEYEEVLRKAASHWNDAAGMTLFNFVRSEKTLTDETKRDSVNTVHWLQEWPEAQKNMQGLTNLYWRANELYEADVAIDNKYFNFFIDEYQSYKDVHLESLLIHELGHVLGLKHRSTVPSVMWAVLNGALKRDVLTAADRETIKCEY; translated from the coding sequence ATGTACAAATGCTTTCTGTTCATTACATTGTTGGCTTTATGCGCATGCCAAAACGGCATTACATTGGGGCCCGGTGACGCCGACAATCTCGCAAGTGCCGCTGAAACAGATTGTGGATTTGTGCAAAACGCCTACGGGCAAAGAGTGTCATGGAAAAAGAATATTCCTGTGACTCTCGAACTCCACAAAAGCTTTCCTACTGAATACGAAGAGGTTCTTCGCAAAGCGGCCTCGCACTGGAATGATGCTGCTGGCATGACGCTCTTTAACTTCGTACGCTCTGAAAAGACTTTGACGGACGAAACAAAGCGAGACTCTGTGAACACAGTTCACTGGTTACAGGAATGGCCTGAAGCGCAGAAGAACATGCAAGGGCTCACGAATCTTTATTGGCGCGCGAACGAGCTTTATGAAGCTGACGTTGCCATCGACAATAAATACTTCAATTTTTTTATCGACGAATATCAATCCTATAAAGACGTCCACCTTGAAAGTCTGCTGATTCACGAGTTGGGACACGTTTTAGGATTAAAACACCGAAGTACCGTTCCCAGCGTGATGTGGGCTGTTCTCAATGGGGCTTTGAAACGAGACGTATTAACGGCTGCCGACCGCGAAACAATTAAATGCGAGTACTAA
- a CDS encoding PEGA domain-containing protein yields the protein MLLKNKFSIGTRSMILFAAIIALSGGFAFAKKGFFSFLDKYVAISLDRSDGAYLVDENAIIKVEAKKKPVNSNLKLVVEAYKIIGSDKVSLKPSVDQGIYLAQFSSKVDGAEAITVEVFIENEKLRNDLSKRIAETEKLIADLNGAIAVNPTPDKIKRRDDLEAILPLLRDQYNDTRKLVQTEVVNYVTIPNDTELSIFTPIADAKIVSGSIEVKGIFTTTVPGVKLYVDSQEVLGAKSGQEFLHTFNEEGIGKLQTRIEVKRGNFLLKRVAVPYLVIPDGGKNLDVGSSGGTVEMTDPSSPIVGAKVVLPPNAMPENNEIIIAESPHGMMVPAGNVVISKDYIFYPYFMHFNEDVTVTIPIDASKIPAGRSYAEAKVLARINGAWVELPVDSSTSGFVTFKTRDFEYDSLQIVIPMPLKSGELRIISNVAGATIYVDGLSEGFQTPWTLSGMTNEQHDIKIYAPGYNEFFQKIDYNGPSTLNVQLTPLRKVGIPKIETATVSDGMTVSNSLIQIPGNISLNGVPSNDGFLVVSMNGSDSLQTVLPNGAFAAVVPLFEGENIVELRYTVNGITSIKGPFRIIRNAQSTFDHLAQYPFAYEVDLKSKETRIAKLGLLESFKVPKSDILFSENTRNQEIRVVMSWTKSDTDVDMHIYDPFGGHAWYGDLGGVAGGVLDHDDTDGFGPETFVLPKPRPGVYRVRAQYYSDHGNGSTTVQFRIYLGGKLLATLSRGMSSGGSWDAYEIEITDEIAIKDVISISGRSTEARRVECNNRTDGICINGKFTTHAGENILLPKVEVDDSVPDADISFVVSELSYGTSIPVSSRGRNARVSLPMRQEAGFASIGKPLLYKIVAKTSSSESPPFYVVQDTRSQIRQEYIDLREKTKGAPEDERFEVAVPTYSEINDGTNFPGPNFYTYSDFLKNTIFGNYGLVLNSRQYANEVNLAFRNKYNPAGRIILTSGWRNPRKNYSTPRRALNSGHQTGNSIDLVPPKSDLPKVYGRHLGVINLMKDLCDVSFAGIRDNVLVMVHGGDHVHIQRNSGKKVSLCYRHKI from the coding sequence ATGTTACTGAAAAATAAGTTTTCAATTGGCACACGCTCCATGATCCTTTTCGCTGCTATAATTGCATTGTCTGGTGGATTTGCTTTTGCCAAGAAGGGGTTTTTTTCTTTTCTAGATAAATATGTTGCTATTTCCCTCGATCGTTCCGACGGCGCATATTTAGTTGATGAAAATGCAATTATTAAAGTGGAAGCAAAAAAGAAACCAGTTAATTCTAATCTTAAACTTGTTGTTGAAGCTTATAAAATTATCGGTTCGGATAAAGTAAGTCTTAAGCCAAGTGTAGATCAAGGTATTTATCTTGCTCAGTTTTCCTCTAAGGTAGATGGTGCTGAAGCTATAACGGTGGAAGTTTTCATTGAGAATGAAAAGTTGCGAAATGACCTCTCTAAAAGAATTGCGGAGACAGAAAAATTAATTGCTGATTTGAATGGAGCTATCGCAGTAAATCCTACGCCTGACAAAATTAAGAGGCGCGATGATTTAGAAGCTATTCTTCCCTTACTGCGTGATCAGTATAATGATACTAGAAAACTAGTACAAACTGAAGTTGTAAACTACGTAACGATTCCTAATGATACTGAGCTCTCAATTTTTACTCCTATTGCCGATGCAAAAATTGTGAGTGGATCCATTGAAGTAAAGGGCATATTTACCACGACGGTGCCTGGAGTAAAGTTATATGTCGATTCCCAGGAAGTTCTCGGTGCAAAGTCCGGTCAGGAATTCTTACATACGTTCAACGAAGAGGGTATAGGAAAATTGCAGACGCGTATCGAGGTAAAAAGGGGAAATTTTCTATTAAAACGGGTCGCAGTTCCGTATTTAGTTATTCCTGACGGAGGAAAAAATTTAGATGTTGGTTCTTCTGGTGGAACTGTTGAGATGACTGATCCGTCAAGTCCAATTGTTGGAGCAAAGGTTGTATTGCCACCAAATGCAATGCCCGAAAATAACGAGATCATTATTGCTGAGTCTCCTCATGGGATGATGGTACCCGCCGGCAATGTTGTTATCAGCAAGGATTATATTTTTTATCCTTATTTTATGCACTTTAATGAAGATGTGACGGTGACCATTCCAATTGATGCTTCAAAAATTCCAGCAGGAAGATCTTACGCTGAAGCTAAGGTGCTGGCCCGAATTAACGGTGCATGGGTGGAGCTACCTGTAGACAGTTCTACTTCGGGATTTGTAACGTTTAAAACGAGAGATTTCGAATACGACTCTCTTCAAATAGTTATCCCGATGCCTTTGAAGTCAGGGGAATTGCGTATCATTAGTAATGTCGCAGGCGCGACGATTTATGTGGACGGGCTGAGTGAAGGATTTCAAACCCCTTGGACTCTATCTGGAATGACAAACGAACAGCATGATATTAAAATATATGCTCCCGGTTATAATGAGTTTTTTCAAAAAATTGATTATAACGGTCCATCGACCTTAAATGTCCAATTGACGCCGTTAAGAAAAGTCGGAATTCCAAAAATCGAAACCGCAACAGTGTCTGACGGTATGACCGTTTCCAATTCCTTAATACAGATTCCAGGTAATATTAGTTTAAATGGAGTACCTTCAAATGATGGATTTTTAGTTGTTTCAATGAATGGAAGTGATTCGCTTCAGACAGTTTTGCCAAATGGAGCATTTGCGGCTGTAGTTCCACTATTTGAAGGAGAAAACATTGTAGAACTAAGGTATACCGTCAATGGAATAACTTCTATTAAAGGTCCTTTTCGTATTATTCGTAACGCTCAAAGTACCTTCGATCACTTGGCTCAGTATCCGTTTGCATATGAAGTAGATTTAAAAAGCAAAGAGACTAGAATAGCAAAACTTGGTCTGTTAGAAAGTTTTAAAGTTCCTAAATCGGATATATTATTCTCCGAGAATACGAGAAATCAAGAAATTCGCGTCGTAATGTCATGGACTAAATCAGACACTGATGTTGACATGCATATTTATGATCCTTTTGGGGGCCATGCTTGGTATGGAGATTTGGGAGGAGTAGCTGGAGGTGTTCTTGACCATGATGATACTGACGGCTTTGGACCAGAGACTTTTGTTTTACCCAAACCTCGCCCCGGAGTTTATCGAGTGCGAGCACAGTACTACTCGGATCATGGGAATGGTTCCACGACCGTTCAGTTCAGAATCTATTTAGGTGGGAAACTACTTGCAACTTTATCAAGAGGAATGTCATCCGGTGGATCTTGGGATGCTTATGAAATCGAAATCACAGATGAAATTGCAATTAAGGACGTAATTTCTATATCTGGTAGATCGACAGAAGCGAGGAGGGTTGAATGTAACAATCGGACGGATGGTATCTGTATTAATGGCAAATTTACTACTCACGCTGGCGAAAATATTCTTTTACCCAAAGTAGAAGTTGATGATTCTGTTCCCGATGCCGATATTTCGTTTGTAGTTTCTGAATTGAGTTACGGCACCTCAATTCCTGTCTCTTCGAGAGGGAGAAATGCGAGAGTTAGTCTTCCTATGAGACAGGAGGCTGGATTCGCTAGTATTGGTAAGCCTCTTCTATATAAGATTGTAGCTAAGACTTCATCGTCAGAGTCTCCGCCCTTCTACGTAGTCCAAGACACTAGATCTCAGATTCGACAGGAGTATATTGATTTGAGAGAAAAAACAAAAGGTGCCCCGGAAGATGAGCGTTTTGAGGTTGCAGTGCCAACGTACAGTGAAATTAACGATGGAACAAATTTCCCGGGTCCAAACTTTTATACATATTCTGATTTTTTAAAAAATACTATATTTGGGAATTATGGATTAGTTTTAAATTCACGACAGTATGCTAATGAAGTAAACCTTGCTTTTAGAAATAAGTATAACCCAGCTGGCCGGATTATACTGACATCTGGCTGGAGAAATCCTAGGAAAAACTATTCGACTCCAAGACGAGCATTAAACAGTGGGCATCAAACCGGAAACTCTATCGATCTCGTTCCTCCAAAGTCAGATTTGCCGAAGGTTTACGGGCGACATCTGGGAGTAATAAATCTTATGAAAGATTTATGTGATGTCTCATTTGCTGGAATTCGCGATAATGTACTAGTAATGGTGCATGGTGGAGATCATGTGCATATTCAGAGAAACTCCGGAAAGAAGGTTTCTTTATGCTATAGGCACAAGATATAA
- the bamE gene encoding outer membrane protein assembly factor BamE, producing MLRYLAIPVVIISLLTTACQTSMLKQFSKIEPGMEKDDVLRLMGSPKQTQRFHGKDRWSYVFYDNRIKFEKEVQFFEGNAIYVGDKWQPEKDKTAAAIDGINDQKNQQIDEQIAKDVEAHRRSYEAYEKEAKGEDKVRYVPDFEAIR from the coding sequence ATGCTCCGATATTTGGCTATTCCTGTCGTTATAATCAGTCTTTTGACGACAGCATGTCAGACATCCATGTTGAAGCAGTTTTCTAAGATCGAACCAGGAATGGAAAAGGACGACGTTCTACGATTGATGGGTTCTCCCAAGCAAACGCAACGCTTTCACGGTAAAGATCGTTGGTCTTACGTTTTCTACGACAATCGCATAAAATTCGAAAAAGAAGTGCAATTCTTTGAGGGCAACGCGATCTACGTGGGTGATAAGTGGCAGCCGGAAAAAGATAAGACCGCAGCCGCTATCGACGGCATCAACGATCAAAAGAACCAACAGATCGACGAGCAAATTGCCAAGGACGTTGAGGCACATCGCCGTTCTTATGAGGCTTATGAAAAAGAAGCCAAGGGCGAAGACAAAGTTCGTTATGTTCCCGATTTCGAAGCTATTCGCTAG
- the rsgA gene encoding ribosome small subunit-dependent GTPase A, translating into MNLYSKLIPLGWDAFFEQQLESSTEHWQLGRVIGQERDLYRVAFAEDDVVWAQLSGRFRHDNELSAGAFPAVGDWVACKNEENQDRALIQKVLERRSCFYRKDPQEGVQVVAANMDVVFIVTSMNRDMNLKRLDRYLSMAWDSGASPVLVLSKMDLAEDPAAFIQELEETYIGVPIHGVSVLEPDTCEVLKNYLRPGKTVVLMGSSGVGKSTLTNFFLGENTIKTQNAREDDDRGRHTTTSRFLYQLREGALLMDTPGMRQLALVDQEEGLHDLFEDIIAIGSTCRFRDCAHQGEPGCSIRAALEDGSLPEDRWESYLKLQKEVAYQEARGDRQKQAEDRKKWKKISKDLRVRIKQKGRGEI; encoded by the coding sequence GTGAATTTATATTCAAAGCTCATCCCTTTGGGGTGGGACGCATTTTTTGAACAACAATTAGAATCATCCACTGAGCATTGGCAACTGGGCCGAGTTATCGGGCAAGAGCGAGATTTGTACCGCGTGGCTTTCGCGGAAGATGACGTCGTGTGGGCGCAGCTTTCGGGTCGCTTTCGTCACGACAATGAGCTTTCGGCCGGAGCATTTCCGGCCGTGGGTGATTGGGTGGCGTGTAAGAACGAAGAAAATCAAGACAGAGCCTTGATTCAAAAAGTTCTTGAACGTCGTTCGTGCTTTTATCGGAAAGACCCTCAAGAAGGTGTGCAAGTCGTTGCCGCGAACATGGATGTTGTATTTATCGTGACCTCCATGAATCGCGATATGAACTTGAAACGCTTGGATCGCTATTTGAGCATGGCCTGGGACAGCGGCGCTTCACCGGTTTTGGTTCTAAGCAAAATGGATCTTGCTGAAGATCCTGCCGCTTTTATTCAAGAGCTGGAAGAAACTTATATCGGCGTCCCGATTCATGGAGTGAGCGTTCTTGAGCCCGACACTTGTGAAGTGCTTAAGAACTATTTGCGTCCAGGAAAAACGGTCGTGCTTATGGGATCCTCCGGAGTCGGGAAATCCACTTTGACGAATTTCTTTTTAGGAGAAAATACGATCAAAACACAAAACGCGCGAGAAGACGACGATCGCGGGCGGCACACAACGACCTCTCGATTCTTATATCAGTTGCGTGAAGGTGCTTTGCTTATGGATACGCCGGGAATGAGGCAGCTTGCTCTCGTCGACCAAGAAGAGGGTTTGCACGATCTCTTTGAAGACATCATTGCGATCGGTTCGACTTGCCGGTTCCGCGATTGCGCTCATCAGGGTGAACCTGGATGTTCTATTCGGGCCGCCCTGGAAGATGGTTCCTTGCCGGAAGACAGATGGGAAAGTTATCTGAAACTTCAAAAGGAAGTCGCCTACCAGGAAGCTCGAGGAGATCGCCAAAAGCAGGCGGAGGATCGAAAAAAATGGAAAAAGATTTCTAAGGATCTTCGTGTGCGAATCAAACAGAAAGGCCGGGGGGAGATTTAA
- the secA gene encoding preprotein translocase subunit SecA has product MVTQILTKIFGTKHDREMKKIQPIVDRINALEPKMAALTDEQLKAKTPEFQERLKKGETVDDILPEAFAVCREASKRVLGMRHYDVQMIGGIILNRGNVAEMRTGEGKTLVATLPVYLNALTGKGVHVVTVNDYLVKRDAEWMGRLYGWLGLTTGVIVHGLNDQQRKQMYACDITYCTNNEIGFDYLRDNMKFDLADYVQRGHHFAIVDECDSILIDEARTPLIISGPAEASTDKYYAVNAIIPHLKRDVHFTMEEKTKTASLTDEGNAKVEELMGLSNLYDPQNIEILHHVYQGLKAHYLYRRDVEYMIKDGEIVIVDEFTGRLMPGRRWSDGLHQAIEAKENVEVKSENQTLATITFQNYFRMYDKLSGMTGTADTEAVEFKKIYKLDVNVIPTNKPIQRKDQEDVVYKSEKAKYKAITADIKERIAKGQPILVGTESIEKSESLSSYLRKEGVKHEVLNAKHHEREAEIVAQAGRKGAVTIATNMAGRGTDIMLGGNAEMLAKAAVGNDDSPEYQEMLAKLKPQVEAERAEVRSLGGLYIVGTERHESRRIDNQLRGRAGRQGDPGESRFYLSLEDKLMRIFNGERIQKIMEMLNIPEDEPITAKMVTNAIEGAQRKVEGHNFDIRKNLMEYDSVMNQQRNAIYGMRRKVLEGQEIERTTLDWLGDVVSNLLDTYVPENGKKEEWSLDGLNNSLAQTFGFKVDFEKMPINSDTVTEAVKNGVKEVFERQKTSMGPFFEQVQKMILLQSIDHHWKNHLYVIDKLKEGIGLRGYAQKDPLIEYKKEAFKAFETLNNTIKNDAIEKVMRVQLVAQQSEEQVLESLRPEEADLDELDYSSSTEADIGHSLPDVGVSEEPKRKMTFQSGPREDRPMNREERRRTEKQGKGKR; this is encoded by the coding sequence ATGGTTACACAAATTCTCACAAAAATATTCGGAACGAAGCACGACCGTGAAATGAAAAAGATCCAACCTATCGTGGATCGAATCAATGCTCTTGAGCCAAAGATGGCGGCACTCACGGATGAACAACTTAAAGCCAAGACACCTGAGTTTCAGGAGCGTTTGAAAAAAGGCGAAACAGTTGATGACATCTTGCCAGAGGCCTTTGCGGTTTGTCGTGAAGCTTCGAAGCGCGTTTTGGGAATGCGCCACTACGACGTGCAAATGATCGGTGGTATTATTCTTAATCGCGGCAACGTTGCCGAGATGAGAACGGGTGAAGGTAAAACTCTTGTGGCGACATTGCCGGTTTACCTCAATGCTTTGACTGGAAAAGGTGTTCACGTTGTCACTGTGAATGACTACCTCGTAAAACGTGATGCCGAGTGGATGGGTCGCTTGTACGGTTGGTTGGGTCTTACGACAGGCGTGATTGTGCATGGCTTGAATGACCAGCAACGTAAGCAAATGTACGCTTGCGATATCACTTACTGTACAAACAATGAAATCGGTTTCGACTATCTTCGCGACAACATGAAGTTCGATCTTGCTGACTACGTTCAGCGCGGTCACCATTTTGCGATTGTGGATGAGTGTGACTCGATCTTGATCGACGAAGCTCGTACGCCGCTAATTATCTCAGGTCCTGCGGAAGCTTCCACAGATAAATACTATGCCGTGAACGCTATCATTCCTCACTTGAAGCGCGACGTGCATTTCACGATGGAAGAAAAAACGAAGACAGCGTCTTTGACAGATGAAGGAAACGCGAAGGTGGAAGAACTAATGGGTCTTTCGAACCTTTACGATCCGCAAAACATCGAAATTCTTCATCACGTATATCAAGGCTTGAAAGCGCACTACCTCTACCGTCGCGACGTTGAATACATGATCAAAGACGGTGAAATCGTGATCGTGGATGAATTCACGGGACGTTTGATGCCGGGTCGTCGCTGGAGTGACGGTCTTCACCAAGCGATCGAAGCAAAAGAAAATGTGGAAGTGAAGTCCGAGAACCAAACTTTGGCGACAATCACTTTCCAAAACTACTTCCGCATGTACGATAAACTTTCGGGCATGACGGGTACAGCGGACACAGAAGCTGTCGAGTTTAAAAAAATCTACAAACTTGATGTGAACGTGATCCCGACAAATAAACCGATTCAACGTAAAGACCAAGAAGACGTTGTTTATAAGTCTGAGAAAGCAAAATACAAAGCGATCACAGCAGATATCAAAGAGCGTATCGCGAAAGGCCAACCGATTCTTGTCGGTACAGAGTCCATCGAGAAGTCCGAGTCTTTGAGTTCTTATCTTCGTAAAGAAGGTGTGAAGCACGAAGTCCTCAATGCAAAACACCATGAGCGCGAAGCGGAAATCGTTGCGCAAGCGGGCCGTAAAGGTGCTGTGACTATCGCAACGAATATGGCCGGTCGTGGTACTGACATCATGCTTGGCGGTAACGCCGAGATGTTGGCGAAAGCGGCTGTAGGTAATGACGATTCTCCAGAGTACCAAGAGATGCTAGCGAAGCTAAAACCACAAGTTGAGGCTGAGCGCGCGGAAGTCAGATCTTTGGGCGGTCTTTATATCGTCGGTACCGAAAGACACGAATCTCGTCGTATTGATAATCAGCTTCGTGGTCGTGCCGGCCGTCAAGGGGATCCGGGTGAGTCTCGCTTCTATCTTTCTTTGGAAGATAAATTGATGAGAATCTTCAACGGTGAGCGTATCCAAAAGATCATGGAAATGCTTAATATTCCTGAAGACGAACCAATCACAGCGAAAATGGTAACGAATGCAATCGAAGGCGCGCAACGCAAAGTGGAAGGCCACAACTTCGATATTCGTAAAAACTTGATGGAGTACGACTCCGTCATGAACCAACAAAGAAATGCGATCTACGGAATGCGTAGAAAAGTTCTTGAAGGTCAAGAGATCGAAAGAACGACTTTGGATTGGTTGGGTGACGTTGTTTCCAATCTTCTTGATACTTACGTTCCAGAGAACGGCAAAAAAGAAGAGTGGAGCCTTGACGGTTTGAACAACTCTTTGGCGCAAACTTTCGGCTTCAAAGTTGATTTCGAAAAAATGCCGATCAATTCCGACACTGTGACTGAAGCAGTTAAAAACGGTGTGAAAGAAGTTTTCGAACGTCAAAAAACGTCCATGGGTCCTTTCTTTGAACAGGTTCAGAAAATGATTCTTCTTCAAAGCATCGACCATCACTGGAAGAACCACTTGTACGTGATCGATAAGTTGAAAGAGGGTATCGGTTTGCGCGGTTACGCCCAAAAAGATCCTTTGATCGAGTATAAAAAAGAAGCTTTCAAAGCTTTTGAAACTTTGAACAACACGATCAAAAACGATGCGATTGAAAAAGTCATGCGCGTTCAACTTGTAGCTCAGCAGTCTGAAGAACAAGTTTTGGAAAGCCTGCGCCCTGAAGAAGCCGATTTAGATGAATTGGATTATTCTTCTTCGACAGAAGCTGACATCGGTCACTCGTTGCCTGACGTTGGTGTGTCTGAAGAGCCGAAGCGCAAAATGACCTTCCAAAGCGGACCTCGTGAAGACCGTCCGATGAATCGCGAAGAGCGTCGTCGTACTGAAAAGCAAGGTAAAGGAAAAAGATAA
- a CDS encoding phosphatidylserine/phosphatidylglycerophosphate/cardiolipin synthase family protein, which yields MNVFGFCVFILCSLLISCTNVQRSPSSEMYDDQRINRIQEIDLELSRFWNNDWRKSQELFQTQSSTTQGASHIPAFGEKALRDPQARAALSQLVQERNQHIETMSNKLHLREWSGLGPWFEATFRPVLFEKEEIIEVHNWDDFRLGVGVNPFPLEHRFYKSYSLRFRNMLPPKNPPHFRDDSNKGQEYLKARLTCDAEFIYDDPFLFFSNEKKGRSFDFNWYYNQVNGQKVSVRFSPFVRNCQFYFFDPEKDKTWTHGFALKELSDLSTEWLKLTNQIDVCARPSGDFGNNPTSFFWQQDYNFVTCTQTFDKWVNLRDPYVSMNRKIMSLTGSPLARKDFDNKNPMAKLSFDKAPQFDIIWVSSLNFSADFHGMVLARALRYHASRGTQIRILVPEVTMTKKDKRILEWLQIGMPNVKVQYYKYRLSEKEDGGWLDKFHRVNHTKLIIGHSSKKPSDNFLITGGRNIRDSYIFSDTPFYKAYKYLKNYGEGEEAYIYYNDFEVEIRGAPFVKSVLAQMLSFWMRDPETQRFRSTNINIPQQASSNQVSRLSNLPKLYPLVRHIMSLPYFDGYQLEKFYIEMIDSAQSELLITTPYFRPSVAISAALDRAVQRGVKVKVMTRIRLAGDGTPQIAEDVNKQGVNRHLANVEIYEWSDEKSILHAKLLVIDRKLSFVSSVNLNRRSFIHDTESGVLILHEATANELRSEVLNFLKQGRRITAQEKISWINSTLIDWADSYF from the coding sequence ATGAACGTGTTCGGTTTCTGTGTCTTCATTCTATGCTCTCTTCTTATTTCTTGTACCAACGTACAGCGCAGTCCCAGTTCCGAAATGTATGACGATCAAAGAATCAACCGCATTCAGGAGATTGATCTAGAGTTGTCACGGTTTTGGAATAACGACTGGCGCAAAAGTCAGGAATTATTCCAAACTCAAAGCTCGACGACACAGGGAGCAAGTCACATCCCAGCTTTCGGGGAAAAAGCTCTGCGCGATCCGCAAGCTCGCGCGGCTTTGAGTCAGTTGGTCCAAGAGAGAAATCAACACATTGAAACTATGAGCAACAAGCTGCATCTGCGCGAGTGGTCCGGCTTAGGCCCCTGGTTTGAAGCAACATTTCGTCCTGTGCTCTTTGAAAAAGAAGAGATTATTGAAGTGCATAACTGGGACGATTTTAGACTTGGCGTTGGAGTAAATCCTTTTCCGCTGGAACATCGTTTTTATAAAAGCTATTCCCTGCGCTTTCGAAATATGCTGCCACCTAAAAATCCGCCGCATTTTCGCGACGACAGCAACAAAGGACAAGAGTATTTGAAGGCTCGCCTTACATGCGATGCCGAGTTTATTTATGACGATCCATTTCTCTTTTTCTCAAATGAAAAGAAAGGACGCTCTTTTGACTTCAATTGGTATTACAACCAAGTGAACGGACAAAAAGTGAGCGTGCGTTTTTCTCCTTTCGTGCGCAACTGCCAGTTTTACTTCTTTGATCCGGAAAAAGATAAAACGTGGACACATGGCTTTGCTTTGAAAGAGCTGAGCGATCTTTCAACAGAGTGGTTGAAGCTGACAAACCAGATCGATGTCTGCGCAAGACCTTCCGGTGATTTCGGCAACAACCCAACCAGCTTCTTTTGGCAGCAAGATTATAATTTCGTGACCTGCACACAAACGTTCGACAAATGGGTGAACCTGCGCGACCCGTATGTGTCGATGAATCGCAAGATCATGTCGCTGACGGGATCACCTTTGGCTCGTAAGGACTTTGACAATAAGAACCCGATGGCGAAACTGAGTTTCGATAAAGCTCCGCAGTTCGATATTATTTGGGTCTCATCTTTAAATTTCTCCGCCGACTTCCATGGAATGGTCTTAGCTCGGGCTCTTCGTTATCACGCTTCTCGTGGAACGCAGATCCGTATTCTTGTCCCAGAAGTCACCATGACAAAAAAAGACAAACGTATTTTGGAGTGGCTGCAAATTGGTATGCCGAACGTGAAGGTTCAATACTACAAATACCGTCTCTCTGAGAAAGAAGATGGCGGCTGGCTCGATAAATTTCACCGCGTGAATCACACCAAACTTATCATTGGGCATTCTTCTAAAAAACCTTCAGATAACTTTCTAATTACAGGTGGCAGAAACATCCGCGACTCTTATATTTTCTCTGACACGCCTTTTTATAAAGCCTACAAGTATTTAAAGAACTACGGTGAAGGCGAAGAAGCGTACATCTATTACAACGATTTCGAAGTCGAAATTCGCGGCGCTCCTTTTGTAAAATCCGTTTTAGCGCAAATGTTATCGTTCTGGATGAGAGATCCTGAAACTCAACGCTTCCGCTCAACAAATATCAATATTCCGCAGCAGGCCTCAAGTAATCAGGTTTCTCGCTTATCGAACCTGCCCAAGCTTTATCCGTTGGTTCGGCATATCATGTCCTTGCCCTATTTTGACGGTTATCAACTTGAAAAATTTTATATCGAGATGATCGACTCCGCTCAGTCAGAGCTTCTTATCACGACTCCTTACTTCCGTCCCTCTGTCGCTATTAGTGCGGCTTTGGATCGCGCCGTGCAAAGAGGCGTGAAGGTGAAAGTGATGACAAGAATACGTCTGGCTGGTGACGGTACTCCGCAAATCGCGGAGGACGTGAATAAGCAAGGGGTGAATCGCCACCTTGCCAACGTCGAAATCTACGAATGGTCCGACGAAAAGTCGATCCTGCATGCAAAACTCTTGGTGATTGATCGCAAACTTAGTTTCGTAAGCAGCGTCAATTTAAATCGCCGCAGTTTCATTCATGACACTGAAAGCGGCGTGCTGATTTTACACGAGGCGACCGCCAACGAATTGCGCAGTGAGGTTTTAAACTTCCTAAAACAGGGACGCAGGATCACGGCCCAAGAAAAAATTTCCTGGATCAATAGTACTTTGATTGATTGGGCGGATTCTTACTTCTAA